From Mycobacteriales bacterium:
TGACCTGCGGGTTCGGCAGCGGACCCAGGTTGACCAGCGCCGGCAGGGTGAGCGAGGTGTCGTCGGGGCGCCCGGCGACGGTCCCCATCGTCCACAGCTGGTTGGGCTGGTTCGCGGCGTTCGGGTCGCAGCCGTACCAGTTGACGGCCGCTCCGGCGCCGGGCGCGCCGTGGCTGCCGTCGGCGTCGAGGCAGAGCGCGTGTCCGTCGGCGGTGTAGTGCATGATCTTGTACGCACCGGCGTTCATCGAGACGGTGTGGGAGATGCCGGCCGAGTCCAGGGCGTCGTAGGTGAGCCGCCTGGTGTCGACGCGGTGGAAGTACAGCCGCTGGGTGTTCGAGCCGAACCAGAGGGAGGTCTGGGCCGGGGTGCCCCAGGCGCTGGAGTCGTTCGGGTCGCTGATCACCTGGCCGGTCAAGAAGGAGTCGGACCCGATGAGGGCCGGGTTGCCGGTCGTCCCGTCGATCTGGGGGAGCACGTCGCCGCCAGGGACGTAGGCCGGGCCCGGGAGGGTGGTGGCGCTGGCGCTGGCGGGGGCAGCGGCCGCGACACCCAGCCCGAGGGCGGCGGTGACGACGGCGGTCGCGGCGACCAGGGTCTTGGCGGTCATCGTGCGCAGGGTGGTCATTGTCTGTCCTTTCGTTCGGTCCGGGCCCGCTCTGAGCCCGGACCGAACAGTGCCGGGACCCGCGCTCAGCTCACTGAAGCGCCGCGCCAATCCCCCGTTGGACGGTTGTTGGATGAGCCCGTCCTCGGCCTCGCGGTCCGGGACGGCCGGCTGACCCGCAACCCGACGGCCGGCGTACGGCTCCCCCGGCGCAGCCCACGACCCCACCGATGGGCCTCGAAGCGTGCGTTCCTCATCCCGCACCTGCCGCCTCTGCGAGCAGGACAAGCTGCTCAGCGCCTAGCCGCGCCGTCCCCAACGCGCGTCGACCGGCTCCTCACCTCGCCGCAGCGCGTCGAGGTAGGCACGGTCGGCGGCGAAGCGGGCCGCCACCTCGGGACCCTCGGCAACGGCGCCATGGCCGGGGACCACGACATCGACGTGCCTGGCGGCCTCACCCAGCCGCTCGAGTGCCCTCTCGTAGGCGCCCACCTGATCGGGGCGGCGAGGGTCGAGCAGCGGGATCAGGACGTCGGAGAGCATGTCGCCGGCGAGCAGGACGCCACGGTCGGCGAGCAGGACCGCGGCGTGGCCGACGGCGTGCGCCTCATGCTCGACGATCTCGCCCGGCACGCCGCCGCCGTCCGCGGGCAGCGGGGTGAGGAGCCCTATCAGCTCGAGCGGTATGCCCGATGCGCTCTCCGCCGCCATTCTCTGCGCCCGCTCTCGGGCCTCACCGGCAGCGTGGGCGCCGGCGGAGGTGGCGTAGCGCGGCACGTCACCGAACCGGGAATGCCACAGCAGGTGGTCCCAGTGGGGATGGGTGGAGAACCCGGCGACCACCGGAATGCCGAGCCGGTCCACGAGCCGGTCCAGGTCATCGGCGAGCTGGTTCAGCTCGGAACCATCGATGCCGGGATCGACCAGGACCAGTCCACCCTCCCCGCGCACCACGATGGCATTGCTCCAGACCCACGCGCTCTGCCTGACCCAGACGCCCTCGGCCACCTGATTCAGCATCGATTCACTCTGTCAGTCATCTCCACCACCCGGCACAATCACGCTGGGCAGGAGATGGTAGGCCCCGACCGGCCCGGTCCCTGCTGGAAATCGGCGGATTCAGACCCCGACTACACCCTCGATCGTGAAGAGGCCCATTTCTGTCAGGGGTGGTGGCCTGCGCCGCCGCGCCGCCGAGAGTCACCAGCCCAAGGGTGCTCATGGCCGCTACGGTCACCAGCACGATCAGTCGCCGGATAGCGACCACTCTCCCTTGGTAGCTGCTCTCCGAGCCATTCAACGCGTCCTTGCTCGCTCGGTATGCGAGTGGAGTGTTCGCGCGTGTCCTGCCCATCAATCCGCTTTGGCCCGCCACTCCATCTCGGATCTGATCATGCCGATGTCCGGATGACGGTTGCGGCCATGAAGGGCCGGTCGATATCCCTTGACGTGGAGGTCGACATTGCAGACTGGTGTTCCCGCTCGACTCGTCGGCTCGTAGCCGCTCGGGTAATCCGGATACGGCGGATGTCGAGTCCACACCCGGTCGCCTGGTCGCCGCAGCGCGAGCCCGGTGAAGGCGGTCGCGAGGCGTAGGTGTGGCGGGCCCGGGGGGACCACCCCTGCCAGCCGCTGGAGGAGGTCGGCGCCGAGACCGACCGGGGGCCAACGGGGATCGCCCGCGCCGGGCTCCGACGCCGAGGCTCCATCGGCCCGCGGCAGCAGGAAAGGTGACGCGAACAGAACTCCCAGAACGCGCCCGACAGCGGCCGGCACAGCACCAGGCTGCGAACCTGACCTGCCTGTGGCCGCGAGTCGGCGGCCGGCGATGCCGCGACGGCGACGTCGTCGACCGCAACCGCCTCGCCGCGGTCCTCCTGCCGACTCAACAGCGCCCTCGGCCCCGGACTCCCGGCCGATCCGCCCGACGCACAGGTATTCGTCACGGCCGCAGGCCCCTCCGCCGTCGCCGCGGGCGTACGGCTCCAGTCTGCGGAGTCCACTCACGTTCATCTCTCCTGCCGCGTGGTCACCGCTAGAGTGGACGCGGGATGTGGGGATGACCCCAGATCGCCTCTTGGGTGCGCGCGATGGCCAGGAGACGGCGGACCGGCACCCGTGGAGCACGCCGGATCGAGGTGCAGCCGTCCCGGCGCGACAGAGGAGGCAGCTATGCCCGAGCAGCTCGTCCCGATCCCGCAGCCCAAGGCGTCACCGCTGTTGGGCAACCTGTCCGACCTCCGGAACGGTGGCGGCGGAGCGCTGGGGTTGATGGCGCTTGCCGAGAAGTATGGGCCGATCTATCGGCTCGCCCTGCCGGGTGGCCGTGAGATGGTCATTGTCAGCTCCGGGGAGCTGGTCAACGAGCTCTGCGACGAGACCCGCTTCGACAAAGCCGT
This genomic window contains:
- a CDS encoding MBL fold metallo-hydrolase yields the protein MLNQVAEGVWVRQSAWVWSNAIVVRGEGGLVLVDPGIDGSELNQLADDLDRLVDRLGIPVVAGFSTHPHWDHLLWHSRFGDVPRYATSAGAHAAGEARERAQRMAAESASGIPLELIGLLTPLPADGGGVPGEIVEHEAHAVGHAAVLLADRGVLLAGDMLSDVLIPLLDPRRPDQVGAYERALERLGEAARHVDVVVPGHGAVAEGPEVAARFAADRAYLDALRRGEEPVDARWGRRG